The DNA region AGAAGATGTTTTCTTCCCCCATTAAGTCCGAGCCATAGAGTAAGAGTGAGATGAGTTTTCCAAATTCATCATAGACTTTCCCTATGGCTTGATAGAAGTAAGAAGCAAAGAGTTGTAACTTAAAGAGTCGTAACTTAAAGAAAAAAACGGACAGGGCTGACAGATTTACCTGATGTAAAGAAGATCCTAAAAGTCTATGATTAGTCGACTCTCTCCATTTAACACTttcctctctctccttttttcCACTGACTCAATGCTAGTTTATTAGATTCTTGTTTAAAAGAATCAAAAAAGTTCAATAGAACTAAGAACACATAAAAAATAGCATAGAGGATCAAGGCCATTACCAAAAGTTCCTCCCAAGGATCCTATCCTATTGGGTATCTGTTCCCTGCCTTTTCCCGCTAGGATTGGAAATCTTATATTTTCCATATACCATTGAATCCTTGGGGTTCCAGAATCCGCCTATTTTACTAGCCTTCGGAAACGGAAAACCATGAACCAAGAAGAGTtgggtatgtttttttttcttaattTTATTTTGAGCTCTCAAGATATCAATACATATACAATCTATACATAATGTCTCTCTCTATATctctatatattatatatatataatatgtacATTATGCAGTAGACCCATAATGGGAAATCAAAGTGGCAAATTTTTGAATTAAATAAAAAGCCCTTTTAACTCAGTGGTAGAGTAATGCCATGGTAAGGCATAAGTCATCGGTTCAAATCCGATAAAGGGCTTTTTAAATTAGTGGTAGAGTAATCTCGTGCTAAGACGTAAGTCATTGGTTCGAATCTGATAGAGTACTTTTCTACTAAATTGATtcgcttttttctttgtttttgaagcTTTCTCTTTAGAGAATTTTATGACTTAGTGCGGGATGAATGCATTTTTGGTCTGAACACTAAATGAAGCACGgaatggaaataaaaaaaaaattggaCTCTTTTTCATCTTATCTTAGATCAATAAAATAACTACCTGTACTGAACTAATCTAGAATCCCTTTTAGTAATCCATTCTTATTCTATACATTTAAAATGAATTTCCCTAAAAGGTAGAGGATGATCCATGAATTAATCTAACCATCAACTAAAAAAATCCTAGATGAAAACATAGCAGAAAAGTTAGAAAAACTCTTTGCTTTGGATCTAGTTATACTTTTCGAGTATATTGACAATTCAAAAAAACTGCTCATACTATGATTATAGTATAATCACGAGCGGTTGTATATGGCCCTATCGTCTAGTGATGCCCCTATCGTCTAGTGGTTCAGGACATCTCTCTTTCAAGGAGGCAGCGGGGATTCGACTTCCCCTGGGGGTAGGGAGTATTATGAAAGGAGGTTAATCATAGATTAGCAAAAACCCTAGAATAAATTCTTCCTGGGTCGATGCCCGAGTGGTTAATGGGGACGGACTGTAAATTCGTTGACAATGTCTACGCTGGTTCAAATCCAGCTCGGCCCAAAAATCTAGGGCTTCGTGAATATGAACTAAATCCTTTTGTTTTTCTCCCATAAAATAAAATGTCTGATCtatagaaataaaagagaaataaaaaaggggATTTTTTTTTCTAATCCATATCTCTCTCATTCCTTTCTTACAAACAAAAGAGTTTTTCTTGTTGAAGGGTGGATTATTATCCATTTTTAGTGATAAAAAATCACGACATACTAGTTATGTCACTCTCACTATACCCACGTATAATATAATATTAATATGTGGGTATGTAGTATATGATTCGTCTATTTCTTAGAGTACGACAGACGAATCGAATCTTCTTATGGTTCTATTTAAGAATGGGTATGCCATACACCCCGCGGGGATTGTAGTTCAATTGGTCAGAGCACCGCCCTGTCAAGGCGGAAGCTGCGGGTTCGAGCCCCGTCAGTCCCGAACTAGGGTTCAATGAATGGAGAAATTCATATTTCCTTTTTCCATGAAAAAAAAGGGGCAGGGAGCAAGATCAAATACCCATAGGGCACCCTTACTtcacttttttattttgcatctcTCATTAAAGAGGGAGGGAAGGAGTATAGGAATTTTTTTCACTACTCCCGATCGATAAAGATAAAGAAAGACACACATACGATATGTGGATTAGTAGAATTTTAGGATATTACTCTATCTTTCTTTATGATGATACCATCCTCATCTTAATTTCCTATTCCACTGTTATGGAATAGAGTACCGGTATTTTACCGGAATCCATACATAAATTGTATTCCCTTTTTATTTCAGACCTCTTTTCCCCATCTCACTTCTACTGCTTATTTGGATGTCTATGTGACCCATAGAAAGTTGCTCATATAATACATACATAATTGTATGTATAACTATAAGAAAAAGGAAGAGAAATTGTATAAGATTAAGAAAGCTCGTGGGTTAGAGATATAgaaaagaaaaagtagaaaaaaaAGGATTAAAAAAGAGGGAATTCCTAATCCAATCAAAAAACCCATTTTGGTCTTAGTATGGATATAGGATCTTCCTATGTTATActatataactctcatccatGAATTGATTTGATAGATCCGATATTCATAATATTGAATTGATTCAGTATTATCAGAATGCAAGCCCTACCCTTGAATTTACAAGATACCCCTTTTTCCTCTCCATGGGATTACATCCCGAGTTattgtgaaaataaaaaataaagaggttATGGAAGTCAATATTCTCGCATTTATTGCTACTGCACTGTTCATTCTAATTCCTACTTCTTTTTTACTTATTATTTATGTAAAAACAGTCAGCCAAAATAATTAAGTGGAATTCCAATTAATCATTGAAGAAATGAAAAAGggattaaataaaaaaaatccaagtCTTAAATGAAAGGATCTGGTTGGAATCTTAAAGTGTGGTAGAAAGAACTACATATAGTTTTTTCTACGACACTTTAGAGTCTTTCTATTATATTATCTTTGAATCTACATAGAATAGATTAGTAGATTGAAATAGTTAAGTAGTCTAATTCAATTTCTTTTTTCATTGCATCCACTTAATTTCAATCAGGTCAAAATAAAAAAATCGAAGACAATTCTTGACCAAAGAATCCAtggaaggaaagaaaaataatataagaATAGACTATAGTAaaaagtaaaaggaaaaaacCAGCGAATCTTTCATGCTTAAATATCccgcgagatgcttcaaaagagaaTAAAAATTATTCTAAGAATAAAGAAAGAGTATAAAACAAATGGAAAATGTGTGATATGCCGTGAATAGTTCCGTGGAAGAAAGTCTAATTTTCTTATGTATAGAACTTTTTTTAACCATTAGTCATTTCTAGTAGAAATTCTTAATTGGTATAATGGCTCTTTCTTACAATACAAGAGTTTCTTACAGGAGTGAAACAAAACTAAAGAAAAAGATTAAAGAATAACGTTTGACAAAATAATTAATGCAAAACGATCAATTAAAAAAAGAATTGATACAACAATTTGATTACTTAATCAATTAGTAGTATCGTATCCCTAGAGTCCACTCCTTCCCCATACTACTAGTGAAAGAGAAAATGTAAAGACTACCATTAAAGCAGCCCAAGCGAGACTTACTATATCCATCTAAATTATGTCTCCTATTTCTATGAAGGGATTATTCTACTATTGATCAATAATCATAGTGGAATCAAGGGTACAGAGTCAAAAAGGGCTTCTGCCCTAAGGCCATGGATCAATCAGTTCAAGGAATTTACTCCtaacaaattcttataggaaTTCTTGTAGAATTAGAGAGCATTAAAAATACGATACTATAAAGCCCTTTTTTCCTTACCTTAAAAAAGAAAGAGTACGGGAATGATGTCCTGAATAGAAGAAGCGGGAATAGGAAGATTTTTTATTCCTTTTGTTACTCTAGTGTATGTAGGTCACATAAGATGTACGATAAAAAAATGTATGATAATTAGGAAGTCTTGATATTCTTTCGTGGAGTCCCTTCTGGAATCTTAGATTGAAAAAGAGAAGAATGCCCCTTAGGGACCTTTCTTTGGATACCAAGATTTCTGACATCTTATCCTCGTATTTAAAAATTCTCAAATCGAATCAATTAAGAaccaattcaaattcatataataAAAGAATAAGGAAACACTACCTCACCCCTATTGATAACCATTTTGGCCACTACCGCCAaaacaaaccctaaccctagtttAAGGATAGAACTATGGTATGGTTTCTCTAAACCCAGTATCGGCAGGCTTAGTTACTCTCTTGCCCGAACTTATGCGAAGTAAAAATTGATTGAATTCGATCAGTACTAGAAAACCTAAGTATTTTATTGATCAGGCGGCACCCAGATTTGAACTGGGGATAAAGGATTTGCAGTCCCCTGCCTTACCGCTTGGCCATGCCGCCAAAAAATCCGATCGAAAATCTAGAAAACAGCAAGTATTCATCCACGTTTTCTTACGAAAAGcccctttcttttattttgaatatAATTAAACTTACTTTTTTCCAATCTTTTTCAAAAAAGATACTCCTGCTTTTTTTGATCCAGTTTCGATTATTCTCCTCGATAGATTCTATCTTAAAACATACATTGCTAACACAATAAAACTTCCCATTTCTTTCTAttgagatgaaaaagaagaaaagtgGATTTCTAGTCACAGGCTGCAAAATTCAGAACAAATTGGAACCATTAACTAGAATTCTCTTTCTTTTTTGAATTGCAGTAGTGAACTACTCTTAAATCGGTATTATCTCCCCCCCTTCAATTTCAATGGCATAATAAAATATTATGGCTTTATGCTTAATCCGTGTATAGGTGAACTTTAGGTCCGAGCAGCATTATTATCCAAAGATCCCCTTTATGTACATATCTCTATGGGGAATCGTGCTTTAATTTTTCAaagtattaaattaaatatcttgaataaaaaaaggaaatttgCTCTGATATTAGAGTATAACCTGACTATCTTGGCCTACCCAAGTGAAATTACGATAAAAGAAAAGCATGGATATGGGGAGAGGTGGATAATTAGATTGGCATGTACTTAAAAAAGGGACTTACTTTATTTTAGAATTCCACAATGAAATACTTAATTTTCTAGCAATTATACTACTCCGATCCGAAATAAAAAAGAACCCTCAAATTATTTTTAGAAATTAAAGTAAGCACGCTATTCTAAATCGAAGTAAAGTAAAACTTTCTAGTGTATTATATTACGGCTTTATTACATTCATAGAAAGGGGATAAAATGAGAAATCTTTGCCATTCAATCTGATTAGAATATTATAAAGTATAAGTGGCATAATTTTTTTTGTAGGAATATTTTAGCAattcattttcatttcatttgTACCCCTGGTAAACTAGAATTTTCGTCGAAATGGTCTCTATTCATATGTATGAAATACATATATGAAATACGTATGTGGAGTTCCCTAGAATTTCATGTGATTCAGTAAACAGAATATAGATTCCATGATTGCTAGATCAATCCGTAGGGATTGATGAAGAGTGAGCTGATAATGGAATTTTTCTTTGATAAACAGGAAACTTAAGATTAAGATGCTCCGGAATGGAAACGAGGGAATGTCCACAATACCCGGATTTAGTCAGATCCAATTCGAGGGATTTTTTAGGTTCATTAATCAAGCCTTGGCAGAAGAACTTGACAAGTTTCCAACAATTAAAGATCCAGATCACGAAATTGCATTTCAATTATTTGCGAAAGGATATCAATTGCTAGAACCCTCGATAAAAGAAAGAGATGCTGTGTATGAATCACTCACCTATTCTTCCGAATTATATGTATCTGCGAGATTAATTTTTGGTTTCGATGTGCAAAAGCAAACCATTTCTATCGGAAACATTCCTATAATGAATTCCTTAGGAACCTTTATTATAAATGGAATATACCGAATTGTGATCAATCAAATATTGCTAAGTCCTGGTATTTACTACCGCTCGGAATTAGATCATAAGGGAATTTCTATCTACACCGGGACTATAATATCAGATTGGGGAGGGAGATCGGAAttagcaattgataaaaaagAAAGGATATGGGCTCGCGTgagtagaaaacaaaagataTCTATTCTAGTTCTATCATCAGCTATGGGTTCGAATCTAAGAGAAATTCTAGATAATGTTTCCTACCCTGAAATTTTCTTGTCTTTCCCGaatgctaaggagaagaagaggattgAGTCAAAAGAAAAAGCTATTTTGGAGTTTTATCAACAATTTGCTTGTGTAGGTGGGGACCTGGTATTTTCGGAGTCCTTATGCGAGGAATTACAAAAGAAATTTTTTCAACAAAAATGTGAATTAGGAAGGATTGGTCGACGAAATATGAATCGGAGACTTAATCTTGATATACCTCAGAACAATACATTCTTGTTACCACGAGATGTATTGGCCGCTACGGATCATTTGATTGGAATGAAATTTGGAACGGGTATACTTGACGATGACGATATGAATCACTTGAAAAATAAACGTATTCGTTCGGTTGCGGATCTGTTACAAGATCAATTCGGATTGGCTCTTGGTCGTTTACAACATGCAGTTCAAAAAACTATTCGTAGAGTATTCATACGTCAATCGAAACCGACTCCCCAAACTTTGGTAACTCCAACTTCAACTTCAATTTTATTAATAACTACTTATGAGACCTTTTTTGGCACATACCCATTATCTCAAGTTTTTGATCAAACGAATCCATTGACACAAACTGTTCATGGGCGAAAAGTGAGTTGTTTAGGTCCTGGAGGGTTGACGGGGAGAACCGCAAGTTTTCGGAGCCGAGATATTCATCCGAGTCACTATGGGCGTATTTGTCCAATTGACACGTCTGAAGGAATCAATGTTGGACTTACTGGATCCTTAGCAATTCATGCGAGAATTGATCACTTGTGGGGATCTATAGAGAGTCCGTTTTATGAAATATCTGctgagaaagcaaaagaaaaaaaagagagacagGTGGTTTATCTATCACCAAATAGAGATGAGTATTATATGATAGCAGCAGGAAATTCTTTGTCCTTGAATCAAGGTATTCAGGAAGAACAGGTTGTTCCAGCTAGATACCGCCAAGAATTCTTGACTATTGCATGGGAACAGATTCATGTTAGAAGTATTTTTCCTTTCCAATATTTTTCTATTGGGGGTTCTCTCATTCCTTTTATTGAGCACAATGATGCGAATCGGGCTTTAATGAGTTCTAATATGCAGCGCCAAGCAGTTCCACTTTCTCGGTCCGAGAAATGCATTGTTGGAACTGGATTGGAACGCCAAACAGCTCTAGATTCGAGGGTTTCCGTTATAGCCGAACGCGAGGGAAAGATCATTTCTACTGATAGTCATAAGATACTTTTATCAAGTAGTGGGAAGACTATAAGTATTCCTTTAGTTAACCACCGTCGCTCTAACAAAAATACTTGTATGCACCAAAAACCTCGGGTTCCACGGGGTAAATCCATTAAAAAAGGACAAATTTTAGCAGAAGGAGCTGCTACAGTTGGGGGGGAACTTGCTTTAGGAAAAAACGTATTAGTAGCTTATATGCCATGGGAAGGTTACAATTTTGAAGACGCAGTACTAATTAGCGAACGTTTGGTATATGAGGATATTTATACCTCTTTTCACATCCGGAAATATGAAATTCAGACGGATACGACAAGCCAGGGCTCCGCTGAAAAAATCACTAAAGAAATACCACATCTAGAAGAACATTTACTCCGCAATTTGGACAAAAATGGAGTTGTTAGGTTGGGATCCTGGGTAGAAACTGGTGATATTTTAGTAGGTAAATTAACGCCTCAGATAGCGAGCGAATCATCATATATCGCAGAAGCTGGATTATTACGGGCCATATTCGGCCTTGAGGTTTCCACTTCAAAAGAAACTTCTCTGAAATTACCTATAGGTGGAAGAGGGCGCGTTATCGATGTGAAATGGATCCAAAGGGACCCCCTCGACATAATGGTTCGTGTATATATTTTACAGAAACGTGAAATCAAAGTTGGGGATAAAGTAGCCGGAAGACATGGGAATAAAGGGATCATTTCCAAAATTTTGCCTAGGCAAGATATGCCCTATTTGCAAGATGGAACACCCGTTGATATGGTCTTCAATCCCTTAGGAGTACCCTCCCGAATGAATGTGGGACAAATATTTGAAAGCTCGCTCGGATTAGCGGGGGATCTGCTAAAGAAACATTATAGAATAGCACCCTTTGATGAGAGATATGAGCAAGAGGCTTCAAGAAAACTTGTGTTTTCAGAATTATATGAAGCCagtaaagaaacaaaaaatcCATGGGTATTTGAACCCGAGTACCCGGGAAAAAGCAGAATATTTGATGGAAGAACAGGCGACCCCTTTGAGCAACCTGTTCTAATAGGGAAGTCCTATATCTTAAAATTAATTCATCAAGTTGATGAGAAAATTCATGGGCGTTCTACTGGGCCCTACTCACTTGTTACACAACAACCGGTTAGAGGAAGAGCCAAGCAAGGGGGACAACGAGTAGGAGAAATGGAAGTTTGGGCTTTAGAAGGATTTGGTGTTGCTCATATTTTACAAGAGATACTTACTTATAAATCTGACCATCTTATA from Hordeum vulgare subsp. vulgare unplaced genomic scaffold, MorexV3_pseudomolecules_assembly, whole genome shotgun sequence includes:
- the LOC123420108 gene encoding DNA-directed RNA polymerase subunit beta, which codes for MLRNGNEGMSTIPGFSQIQFEGFFRFINQALAEELDKFPTIKDPDHEIAFQLFAKGYQLLEPSIKERDAVYESLTYSSELYVSARLIFGFDVQKQTISIGNIPIMNSLGTFIINGIYRIVINQILLSPGIYYRSELDHKGISIYTGTIISDWGGRSELAIDKKERIWARVSRKQKISILVLSSAMGSNLREILDNVSYPEIFLSFPNAKEKKRIESKEKAILEFYQQFACVGGDLVFSESLCEELQKKFFQQKCELGRIGRRNMNRRLNLDIPQNNTFLLPRDVLAATDHLIGMKFGTGILDDDDMNHLKNKRIRSVADLLQDQFGLALGRLQHAVQKTIRRVFIRQSKPTPQTLVTPTSTSILLITTYETFFGTYPLSQVFDQTNPLTQTVHGRKVSCLGPGGLTGRTASFRSRDIHPSHYGRICPIDTSEGINVGLTGSLAIHARIDHLWGSIESPFYEISAEKAKEKKERQVVYLSPNRDEYYMIAAGNSLSLNQGIQEEQVVPARYRQEFLTIAWEQIHVRSIFPFQYFSIGGSLIPFIEHNDANRALMSSNMQRQAVPLSRSEKCIVGTGLERQTALDSRVSVIAEREGKIISTDSHKILLSSSGKTISIPLVNHRRSNKNTCMHQKPRVPRGKSIKKGQILAEGAATVGGELALGKNVLVAYMPWEGYNFEDAVLISERLVYEDIYTSFHIRKYEIQTDTTSQGSAEKITKEIPHLEEHLLRNLDKNGVVRLGSWVETGDILVGKLTPQIASESSYIAEAGLLRAIFGLEVSTSKETSLKLPIGGRGRVIDVKWIQRDPLDIMVRVYILQKREIKVGDKVAGRHGNKGIISKILPRQDMPYLQDGTPVDMVFNPLGVPSRMNVGQIFESSLGLAGDLLKKHYRIAPFDERYEQEASRKLVFSELYEASKETKNPWVFEPEYPGKSRIFDGRTGDPFEQPVLIGKSYILKLIHQVDEKIHGRSTGPYSLVTQQPVRGRAKQGGQRVGEMEVWALEGFGVAHILQEILTYKSDHLIARQEILNATIWGKRIPNHEDPPESFRVLVRELRSLALELNHFLVSEKNFQVNREEV